The genomic DNA TTCTCAATTTATAAAAACAGGAGTACACGATGTCGATTACTGCAGAGCGTAAGCAAGAGCTTATCACTGAATTTGCGACCAAGCCGGGCGACACCGGCTCCCCCGAGGTTCAAGTTGCTGTCCTCACCGAGCGCATCAACAACCTGACCGATCACCTCAAAACGCATAAAAAAGATCACCACTCGCGTCGTGGTCTGTTGATCATGGTTGGTCAGCGCCGCCGTCTTCTGGACTACACCAAGAAGAAGAACCAGGCGCGTTACGAAGACCTGATCAAACGCTTGGGCCTGCGTCGCTAAAGCGTTTACGGCCAGCCCGAAAGTCGGGCTGGCCGTTGAACTTTTTGTCCGTTTGTTGGGGGGATAAATCTTAACACTTTGACGGATAAAAGGATGAAGCTCCTGGCGGATGGCCGCTTGGGGTAAGGAGCGAAAGGCATGCTCCGAACGGCAGGCCCCTGGGCTATGTGAAGTCAGTTTGAATATGGGCTGCCAGATGATTTGTAAGGAAACATAAGTATGTTCAAAGAATTCCGAAAAGAGATCGAATGGGGCGGACGTCCTCTGGTTTTCGAAACCGGTAAGATTGCACGTCAAGCCTCCGGCGCCGTCATGGTGAGCTATGGTGAAACCAAAGTGTTGTGCACCGTTGTGGCCATGGATTCCGAGCGCCCGGGTATCGACTTTTTCCCGCTGTCCGTTCACTACCAAGAAAAAACCTATTCCGCGGGCCGTATCCCCGGTGGTTTCTTCAAACGTGAAGCGCGTCCCAGCGAACACGAAACCCTGACGTCGCGTCTGATCGATCGTCCGATCCGCCCGTTGTTCGCCAAAGGCTTCAAAAACGAAGTTCAAGTGATCTGTACCGTCGTTCAACACGACATGGAAAACGCCCCGGACATGGTCGCGATGATCGGTTCTTCGGCGGCTCTGTGCATCTCGGGTGCTCCGTTCATGGGCCCCATCGGTGGCGCACGTGTGGGTTACATCGACGGCGAATACGTCATGAACCCGCCCATGGACGAAATGGAAAACTCGGTTTTGGATCTGGTTGTTGCCGGCACCAAAGAAGGCGTTCTGATGGTCGAATCCGAAGCGTCTGAGCTGTCGGAAGAGATCATGTTGGGCGCGGTCGACTTCGGTCACGAAGGCTTCCAACCCGTCATCGACGCCATCATCGAATTGGCCGAACACTGCGCCAAAGAACCCATGGAATTGGCTTGTGCCCCTGAAGGCACCGACGAAATCAAAGCGAAAGTTGCAGAATTGGCGGAAGCCGGCCTGCGCGACGCTTACAAGATTTCCGACAAGCTGGACCGCCAAGCTGCCGTGGCTGTCGCTAAGGACGCTGCAAAAACCGCCATCACCGAAAGCGGTGAGTTCGACGCTGAGCTGTTGGCTGCGACTTTGGGCGATGCGTTCAAAGCCGTTGAGAAAAAGATCGTGCGTTTGTCCATCCTGGACACCGGCGTGCGCATCGACGGTCGCGACACCAAAACGGTTCGTCCGATTGTTTCCGAAGTTGGCATCTTGCCCCGTGCACACGGTTCGGCCTTGTTCACCCGTGGTGAAACCCAATCCATCGGCGTTGCCACCCTGGGCACCGGGTCTGATGAGCAAATCATCGACGCGTTGGAAGGGTCTTACCGCAATCACTTCATGCTGCACTATAACTTCCCGCCGTACTCCGTCGGTGAAGCTGGGCGCATGGGTGCCACGGGTCGTCGCGAAGTCGGCCACGGTAAACTGGCTTGGCGGGCAATTCACCCGGTCATGCCGACCAAAGAAGACTTCCCCTACACCATCCGCGCGGTTTCGGAAATCACCGAATCCAACGGTTCTAGCTCCATGGCGTCGGTGTGCTCTTGCGCATTGGCTTTGATGGACGCAGGTGTTCCGCTCAAACGTCCGGTGGCCGGTATCGCCATGGGCTTGATCAAAGAAGACCAAGGCGTGGCGGTTCTGTCCGACATCTTGGGCGACGAAGATCACTTGGGCGACATGGACTTTAAAGTTGCAGGTACGTCCGAAGGCATCACCTCTTTGCAAATGGACATCAAAATCACGTCCATCACCAAAGACATCATGGAAACCGCACTGGACCAAGCCAAAGACGGTCGTCTGCACATCCTCGATGAAATGGCCAAAGCCATCGGTGGCGCACGTGAAACCGTGTCGTCGAATGCACCGCAAATCGAAACCTTCCAAATCAAGAAAGACAAAATCCGCGACGTTATCGGCGCGGGCGGCAAAGTCATTCGCGAAATCTGCGAAACGACCGGCGCCAAAGTCGATTTGGATGACGACGGTACGGTTAAAGTCGCGGCCGTTGACGGCGATGCGATGGAAAAAGCCATCAACTGGATCAAAGGCATTGTGGCCGAACCGGAAGTCGGTGTGATCTACACGGGTAAAGTCGTGAAAATCATGGACTTCGGCGCATTCGTGAACTTCATGGGTCCGCGCGACGGCTTGGTGCACATCTCCGAACTGGCCAACTACCGTGTCGATAAAGTTACCGACATTCTCAAAGAAGGTCAGGACGTGAAGGTCAAGCTGATCGGCATCGACGATCGTGGCAAAGTCAAATTGTCCATGAAAGTTGTCGATCAAGACACCGGTGAAGAAATTACGCCGGAAAAGAAAGACTAATCGGTCATCTTCAGGTTTCCGGGGCGGCGGGTGAGCCGCCCCGGATGACTTGAGACCGTAAAATAACCATATTTGAACAGCACAACGCCCACGACTGGGTTATGCTGGTCAGGACCCCCCAGTCATAAAAGAAGGGGTCCGGTGTCTCGGAGGTCCCGTGAAAACGCTCAATTCATTCACTATGTCCGGCAAGGACGTCCTGCCTTTAGTTGAAGGCGGCAAAGGTGTTGCTGTCTCCAACGGAACCACAGCGGGGGCCTGGGCGAAAGCCGGCGGTATCGGCACATTTTCGTGCGTGAACCCCGACAGCTACGCCGAAGACGGCACCTACATTCCGCAAATTTATCACGGCAAAACGCGCCGCGAACGCTTTGAAGAGCTGAAAGATTACGCCATCAAAGGCGGCATTGAACAAGCGAAGATCGCGCGCGATGTGTCCGGTGGTGAAGGCCGCATCCACATGAACGTGTTGTGGGAAGCGGGCGGCACCATTCCGATCTTGCACGGCGTTTTGGATGAAGTGGCCGAACTGGTCAACGGCATCACGTGTGGTGCGGGCATGCCTTACAAAGTCGCTGAAATCGCGGCTGGATACGGCATTAACTACTATCCGATCGTCTCTTCGGGCCGCGCGTTCAACGCCCTGTGGCGCCGGTCTTACAAAAACTACGCAGAGTTTTTAGGCGGCGTGGTTTACGAAGACCCGTGGCTGGCAGGCGGTCACAACGGCTTGTCCAACGCCGAAAGCCCGACGGAGCCCCAAGCCCCGTATGAGCGCTGTGTCGAGCTGCGCAAAGTCATGAACAAATACGGCTTGGACAACGTGCCCATCGTCATGGCGGGCGGCGTTTGGTTCCTGCGCGACTGGGAAGATTGGATGGACAATCCCGAACTGGGCCCGGTGGCGTTCCAGTTCGGCACACGTCCGCTGCTGACCCAAGAAAGCCCGATCATGCAAGAATGGAAAGACCGCTTGCTGAATTTGGAAGAGGGTGACATCTATCTAAACCAATTCAGCCCGACGGGTTTTTATTCTTCCGCCGTGCGCAACCCGTTCTTGCAAGACCTGTTCGAACGTTCTCAGCGTCAAATCGAATACCGCGCCAAGCCCGGCCACGAAGGCTTCACCGCCGAACTGCCGCTGGGTCCGCGCCAACGGATCCACTACGTCAAACCCGACGACCTGCCGCGCGCCCAGGAATGGATCGCTGCCGGTCAATCCGAAGGCATGAAGACGCCGGACGACACCATGGTGTTTGTCACCCCGGAAAAATCGCAAAAGGTTCTCAAAAGCCAGGCCGAATGTATGTGCTGCTTGAGCCAATGCCGCTTTTCCAACTGGGCCGACAACGAAGAAGGCACCAACGGCAAACGCGCCGATCCGCGATCGTTTTGCATTCAAAAGGCGCTGCAAAGTGCCGCGCACGGTGGCGATTTGGACCAAAGTTTGATGTTTGCCGGCCACAATGCTTACATGTTTGGAAAAGATCCGTTCTACAAAGACGGCTTTATTCCGACGGTCAAAGAGCTGGTGGACCGCATTAAAACGGGTGATTAAGGGTGTAATCACCCTGGAATCAGTAAAAAAGTCGCAAAAACCGTCAAAAACCCTAAAGC from Magnetovibrio sp. PR-2 includes the following:
- a CDS encoding NAD(P)H-dependent flavin oxidoreductase gives rise to the protein MKTLNSFTMSGKDVLPLVEGGKGVAVSNGTTAGAWAKAGGIGTFSCVNPDSYAEDGTYIPQIYHGKTRRERFEELKDYAIKGGIEQAKIARDVSGGEGRIHMNVLWEAGGTIPILHGVLDEVAELVNGITCGAGMPYKVAEIAAGYGINYYPIVSSGRAFNALWRRSYKNYAEFLGGVVYEDPWLAGGHNGLSNAESPTEPQAPYERCVELRKVMNKYGLDNVPIVMAGGVWFLRDWEDWMDNPELGPVAFQFGTRPLLTQESPIMQEWKDRLLNLEEGDIYLNQFSPTGFYSSAVRNPFLQDLFERSQRQIEYRAKPGHEGFTAELPLGPRQRIHYVKPDDLPRAQEWIAAGQSEGMKTPDDTMVFVTPEKSQKVLKSQAECMCCLSQCRFSNWADNEEGTNGKRADPRSFCIQKALQSAAHGGDLDQSLMFAGHNAYMFGKDPFYKDGFIPTVKELVDRIKTGD
- the pnp gene encoding polyribonucleotide nucleotidyltransferase, with translation MSMFKEFRKEIEWGGRPLVFETGKIARQASGAVMVSYGETKVLCTVVAMDSERPGIDFFPLSVHYQEKTYSAGRIPGGFFKREARPSEHETLTSRLIDRPIRPLFAKGFKNEVQVICTVVQHDMENAPDMVAMIGSSAALCISGAPFMGPIGGARVGYIDGEYVMNPPMDEMENSVLDLVVAGTKEGVLMVESEASELSEEIMLGAVDFGHEGFQPVIDAIIELAEHCAKEPMELACAPEGTDEIKAKVAELAEAGLRDAYKISDKLDRQAAVAVAKDAAKTAITESGEFDAELLAATLGDAFKAVEKKIVRLSILDTGVRIDGRDTKTVRPIVSEVGILPRAHGSALFTRGETQSIGVATLGTGSDEQIIDALEGSYRNHFMLHYNFPPYSVGEAGRMGATGRREVGHGKLAWRAIHPVMPTKEDFPYTIRAVSEITESNGSSSMASVCSCALALMDAGVPLKRPVAGIAMGLIKEDQGVAVLSDILGDEDHLGDMDFKVAGTSEGITSLQMDIKITSITKDIMETALDQAKDGRLHILDEMAKAIGGARETVSSNAPQIETFQIKKDKIRDVIGAGGKVIREICETTGAKVDLDDDGTVKVAAVDGDAMEKAINWIKGIVAEPEVGVIYTGKVVKIMDFGAFVNFMGPRDGLVHISELANYRVDKVTDILKEGQDVKVKLIGIDDRGKVKLSMKVVDQDTGEEITPEKKD
- the rpsO gene encoding 30S ribosomal protein S15, translating into MSITAERKQELITEFATKPGDTGSPEVQVAVLTERINNLTDHLKTHKKDHHSRRGLLIMVGQRRRLLDYTKKKNQARYEDLIKRLGLRR